A region from the uncultured Macellibacteroides sp. genome encodes:
- a CDS encoding nuclear transport factor 2 family protein, which yields MNRKIKLSKPGTKTIRRFGLPPLPVSNRILKTKFYENEACIFLLLLPLFACTTQTTPSLTKAEKDKIQGEVKAVADEIRKACNEVNADALIGTIQESPDFLYMVNGGSVDYKEFVEIVKLMFAEMTSQKITLLDEKFTFPDNSSVLYAANYSDTVFYKDGRVTLDESGIWTMLFKNTDKGWKMVFGSETFVTRPVSDKGTGGLKQLVLIKQFTGTWKGDMGADTSYVWSTNGIYKDNALLFDLKMMVKGKPVAEGKSTVVFDKRSGKFIETEQIKGADPVIYAWWFTSKNTVNTVMINDIGNPDNAASKSTIEFGKDNTAKQTWYKNNKEVWTVNFTRQK from the coding sequence TTGAATCGAAAGATAAAATTAAGCAAACCTGGTACAAAAACAATAAGGAGGTTTGGTCTGCCACCTTTACCCGTCAGCAATAGAATACTAAAAACTAAATTTTATGAAAACGAAGCTTGTATTTTTTTATTGCTCCTTCCTTTATTTGCTTGCACCACGCAAACAACTCCTTCGCTCACAAAAGCCGAAAAAGACAAAATTCAGGGCGAGGTGAAAGCGGTTGCCGACGAGATTCGTAAAGCCTGTAACGAGGTAAATGCCGATGCGCTGATTGGCACTATTCAGGAGTCGCCCGACTTTCTTTACATGGTTAATGGAGGTTCGGTAGATTATAAGGAATTTGTTGAAATAGTAAAACTCATGTTTGCCGAAATGACCAGTCAGAAGATTACATTGTTGGACGAGAAATTTACTTTTCCGGATAATTCGAGCGTGCTGTATGCGGCAAACTATTCGGATACGGTATTTTACAAAGATGGACGTGTTACCCTTGATGAATCGGGTATCTGGACTATGCTCTTTAAAAACACGGACAAAGGGTGGAAGATGGTGTTTGGATCGGAAACATTTGTCACCAGACCTGTTTCGGACAAAGGAACGGGTGGTCTTAAACAGTTGGTGCTTATTAAACAATTTACCGGCACCTGGAAAGGCGATATGGGCGCGGATACTTCCTACGTATGGTCTACCAATGGTATTTACAAAGATAATGCCTTGCTTTTTGATCTTAAAATGATGGTAAAAGGAAAACCCGTAGCAGAAGGGAAGTCGACCGTTGTGTTCGATAAACGAAGCGGCAAGTTTATAGAGACGGAACAGATAAAAGGGGCCGACCCGGTTATTTATGCCTGGTGGTTTACTTCTAAAAATACAGTGAACACAGTTATGATAAACGATATTGGCAACCCGGACAACGCAGCGTCGAAGTCGACGATCGAGTTTGGGAAAGACAACACCGCCAAACAAACCTGGTACAAAAACAACAAGGAAGTATGGACAGTTAACTTCACCCGCCAGAAGTAG
- a CDS encoding RNA polymerase sigma-70 factor, with amino-acid sequence MYSITEMDDRELFSKLQQGDGKAFEVIYEKYHRLLYAFALRHLESRDMAEDAVQQVFVHLWEIHADIYVNISLRNYLYTMIKNHILNLIRSENTTFVRNYELAEAKQDYCEDLDDKIDKKEQMAMLYKAIASLPEQKRVVCMLKMEGTLTNQEIADKLNISINTVKTHYLQSIQKLKECMSKMLIFLFFITHLLLICVNLYTIG; translated from the coding sequence ATGTATTCGATTACGGAAATGGATGATCGGGAGTTGTTTAGTAAATTGCAGCAAGGTGATGGTAAGGCTTTCGAAGTCATATACGAAAAATATCACCGCTTGCTGTACGCTTTTGCGCTGCGTCATCTCGAAAGCCGCGATATGGCCGAAGATGCAGTGCAACAGGTGTTTGTCCATTTGTGGGAGATTCATGCGGATATTTATGTGAATATCAGTCTGCGCAACTATCTCTATACGATGATAAAAAATCATATACTGAATCTGATCCGAAGCGAAAATACCACGTTTGTGAGAAATTACGAACTGGCGGAAGCTAAGCAAGATTACTGTGAGGATTTGGACGATAAAATAGATAAGAAAGAACAGATGGCCATGCTCTACAAAGCCATTGCCAGTCTGCCGGAACAGAAAAGGGTTGTCTGCATGCTCAAGATGGAGGGAACGTTAACCAACCAGGAAATTGCCGATAAGCTGAATATAAGCATCAACACGGTAAAGACTCACTACCTGCAAAGCATACAGAAACTAAAGGAGTGCATGAGCAAAATGTTAATATTTCTTTTCTTTATCACCCATTTACTCCTGATTTGTGTCAATCTATATACTATAGGATAA
- a CDS encoding pyridoxamine 5'-phosphate oxidase family protein, whose translation MIKKALFILIAGISFAACTSTTVKEETETTVKEAETKVADAITGASSEPATVLAISKEEGLTKVSDFLKDCHPYFLATIENDAPAVRPIGIALNYDGKLWFHIGEQKASFRQIKNNPNVQIASVNSKGQCMRIFGKAVIMDNDSVDKIVFDKYPNLKEMYNTGDKQKLGHFYISEGIANLPTDSGTVIVKF comes from the coding sequence ATGATCAAAAAAGCTTTATTTATCCTTATCGCCGGCATTAGTTTTGCGGCATGTACCAGCACCACAGTAAAAGAAGAAACTGAAACAACAGTAAAAGAAGCAGAAACCAAGGTAGCCGATGCCATTACCGGTGCAAGCAGCGAGCCAGCCACTGTACTTGCTATTTCGAAAGAAGAAGGCCTTACCAAAGTGTCCGATTTTCTGAAGGATTGTCATCCTTATTTTCTGGCTACCATCGAAAACGATGCGCCGGCAGTACGCCCCATCGGCATAGCTCTTAACTACGACGGAAAGCTTTGGTTCCACATCGGCGAACAAAAAGCATCTTTCCGGCAAATAAAGAATAATCCAAATGTACAGATAGCTTCCGTAAATTCAAAAGGCCAATGTATGAGGATATTTGGCAAGGCAGTAATTATGGACAACGACTCCGTCGATAAAATTGTATTTGATAAATACCCCAACCTAAAAGAGATGTACAATACAGGCGATAAACAAAAGTTGGGACACTTCTACATCAGCGAAGGCATAGCCAATCTCCCCACCGATTCGGGCACAGTGATTGTTAAGTTCTAA